The Drosophila teissieri strain GT53w chromosome X, Prin_Dtei_1.1, whole genome shotgun sequence genome has a segment encoding these proteins:
- the LOC122624780 gene encoding obg-like ATPase 1 has product MPPKKHDEPERKPLIGRIGTNLRIGIVGVPNVGKSTFFNVLTQSAAPAENFPFCTIKPNESRVPVPDERFDYLVEYHKPASVVPAYLNVVDIAGLVKGAAEGQGLGNDFLSHISACDAIFHLCRAFEDPDVTHVEGEVDPVRDLEIISEELRLKDEENLLKNLDKLEKVVARGGDKKLKPEYDSMLKIKEILIDQKRHLRFEDWNAHDIEALNKYLFLTSKPVIYLVNLSDKDFIRKKNKWLPKIKEWIDKNDPGALLIPFSGAFEHQLSEKDELERKAYETETKCKSMLEKIVVTGYKGLQLEYFFTAGPDEVKAWTIQKGTKAPQAAGRIHTDFEKGFIMAEVMHFEDFKAEGSEVNAKAAGKYRQQGRNYTVEDGDIIFFKFNAGAGLKDAKKK; this is encoded by the exons ATGCCGCCCAAGAAGCACGACGAGCCGGAGCGCAAGCCACTGATCGGCAGAATTGGAACGAACCTGAGAATCGGCATCGTTGGCGTTCCCAACGTGGGCAAGTCCACTTTTTTCAACGTTCTCACCCAAAGTGCCGCCCCCGCGGAGAACTTCCCCTTCTGCACCATCAAGCCGAATGAGA GTCGTGTTCCGGTGCCCGATGAGCGCTTCGATTACCTGGTGGAGTACCACAAGCCGGCCAG TGTGGTGCCTGCCTATTTGAACGTCGTGGACATTGCTGGCTTGGTGAAGGGAGCCGCCGAGGGTCAGGGACTTGGAAACGACTTCCTCTCGCACATCAGCGCCTGCgatgccattttccatttgtgtCGCGCCTTCGAGGATCCGGATGTGACCCACGTGGAGGGCGAGGTGGATCCAGTGCGCGATCTGGAGATCATCTCCGAGGAGCTGCGCCTCAAGGACGAGGAGAATCTGCTCAAGAACTTGGACAAACTGGAGAAGGTGGTGGCCCGTGGCGGCGACAAGAAGCTCAAGCCCGAATACGATTCGATGCTGAAGATCAAGGAAATCCTCATCGATCAGAAGCGTCATCTGCGCTTCGAGGACTGGAATGCCCATGAT ATTGAGGCTTTGAACAAGTATCTGTTCCTGACCTCCAAGCCGGTCATCTACCTGGTGAACCTCTCTGACAAGGACTTTATCCGCAAGAAGAACAAGTGGCTGCCGAAGATCAAGGAGTGGATCGACAAGAACGATCCCGGTGCACTGCTCATTCCCTTCTCCGGCGCCTTCGAGCACCAGCTGAGCGAAAAGGACGAGCTGGAGCGCAAGGCCTACGAGACGGAGACCAAGTGCAAGAGCATGCTGGAGAAGATCGTTGTGACGGGCTACAAGGGCCTGCAGCTGGAGTACTTCTTCACCGCCGGACCGGATGAAGTGAAGGCCTGGACCATCCAGAAGGGCACCAAGGCACCGCAGGCGGCCGGTCGCATTCACACCGACTTCGAGAAGGGCTTCATTATGGCCGAGGTGATGCACTTCGAGGACTTCAAGGCGGAGGGCAGTGAGGTGAATGCCAAGGCCGCTGGCAAGTATCGCCAACAGGGACGCAACTACACCGTCGAGGACGGCGACATCATTTTCTTTAAGTTCAACGCCGGCGCTGGCCTCAAGGATGCCAAGAAGAAATGA